In Fulvia fulva chromosome 10, complete sequence, a single window of DNA contains:
- a CDS encoding Ecp56: MFGHATILGAILSIIMAASAANFPDCRSTGNACPPNYACCQIKSNGQIRHTCLPGDCNDL; this comes from the exons ATGTTTGGTCACGCAACTATCCTCGGAGCCATACTTTCGATAATCATGGCGGCTTCTGCTGCAAATTTTCCTGATTGCAGGTCGACGGGCAACGCC TGTCCCCCAAACTACGCTTGTTGCCAAATAAAATCGAACGGCCAGATTCGTCATACTTGCCTCCCTGGCGATTGCAATGACCTTTGA
- a CDS encoding Glycerophosphocholine permease GIT4 encodes MSTKEVPTVIEASEDERDSNQQQSPKNGHSIIRNISHFSTQGEIDAGTSRWKRAGPTIACGAGLFSDGYLQSVIGAVNTCLSRIYGTQYTSSSFKHNVSSIAFAGTVVGQLVFGYTSDNYSRKWSLVVSTIILFIFAALCAGSYGAGGSAQGLFAALTAYRFLLGIGIGGEYPAGSVGCAENTAELKAGHRNRWFCMFTNVQIDLGFVVGSIVPMVLARMASNNLGLVWRLSLGLGVIPPLILLYFRVKLKEPEVFARESLKRIRTPYWLVVRYYGPRLCLVAGIWFIYDFLTYPFSIYSSAWISVIQPDAALWQTFGWSTLVNFFYLPGAVLGAFLSDWMGPRRALFTFVIAQGVVGFTMSACYGHLKEPRNIAAFVVVYGIFLALGEMGPGNNIGLIASKTCSTGVRGRYYAVAAATGKIGAFIGNYIFPYIVEAGGGEDTVRGGQYPFYVASSLCFLSAFLTWWLPTIDQSTIEKEDLRFREYLEAHGFDTTTMGQ; translated from the exons ATGTCGACTAAAGAAGTACCCACGGTGATCGAAGCCAGCGAGGATGAGCGCGACAGCAACCAGCAACAATCCCCGAAGAACGGTCACAGCATCATCAGGAACATCTCACACTTCTCTACCCAAGGCGAGATCGATGCCGGCACCTCACGCTGGAAGCGCGCAGGCCCCACAATCGCCTGCGGCGCCGGTCTCTTCAGCGACGGATACCTCCAAAGCGTCATCGGGGCGGTGAACACATGCCTCTCCAGGATCTACGGCACGCAATACACGTCCAGCTCGTTCAAGCACAACGTGAGCTCCATCGCGTTCGCCGGCACAGTAGTAGGCCAGCTGGTGTTTGGATACACCAGCGACAACTACTCACGGAAGTGGTCTCTTGTCGTCTCGACGATAATCTTGTTCATCTTCGCGGCATTGTGTGCAGGCTCGTACGGGGCAGGGGGAAGCGCACAGGGCCTCTTTGCGGCGCTGACTGCGTATAGATTCTTGCTTGGGATTGGGATCGG CGGCGAGTATCCCGCCGGCTCCGTAGGCTGTGCAGAGAACACGGCAGAGCTCAAAGCGGGCCATCGCAACCGATGGTTCTGTATGTTCACGAACGTGCAGATCGATCTCGGCTTCGTGGTGGGATCGATAGTTCCCATGGTACTTGCACGCATGGCATCGAATAATCTAGGACTTGTGTGGCGCCTATCGTTGGGTCTTGGAGTCATCCCACCGCTCATCTTGTTGTACTTTCGAGTCAAGTTGAAGGAGCCAGAAGTCTTTGCGCGAGAGAGCCTGAAACGTATCCGCACTCCATACTGGCTTGTTGTTAGATACTATGGGCCACGCCTATGTCTGGTCGCTGGAATCTGGTTCATCTATGACTTCCTTACCTACCCCTTTAGCATCTACTCGAGTGCTTGGATAAGCGTGATACAGCCGGATGCCGCACTCTGGCAAACATTTGGCTGGTCGACACTGGTCAACTTCTTCTACCTTCCCGGCGCAGTGCTCGGGGCGTTTTTATCGGACTGGATGGGACCTCGTCGTGCACTCTTCACATTCGTTATTGCCCAGGGCGTAGTCGGGTTTACAATGTCCGCCTGCTATGGACACCTTAAAGAGCCACGCAACATTGCTGCCTTTGTAGTTGTCTATGGTATCTTCCTGGCGTTGGGCGAGATGGGACCGGGCAATAACATCGGTCTGATAGCATCCAAAACGTGTTCGACTGGAGTGCGAGGGCGTTACTACGCCGTCGCAGCTGCCACCGGCAAGATTGGAGCCTTTATCGGCAACTACATCTTCCCGTACATTGTG GAAGCTGGAGGCGGTGAAGATACTGTAAGAGGAGGTCAATATCCTTTCTACGTGGCATCCAGCCTGTGCTTTCTCTCTGCCTTTCTCACATGGTGGCTACCAACCATTGACCAAAGCACAATCGAGAAGGAAGACTTGCGGTTCCGAGAGTATCTCGAGGCCCATGGCTTTGATACTACGACAATGGGCCAGTAG
- a CDS encoding Trichothecene 3-O-acetyltransferase, whose translation MACDGRQPTPLHVFGQLPRLSSLYTQVCVCFPLEGNSSREKVVTRIRRGYRRLACWVPWIADAVEFDHSDGLYKIIPTPSSAPFSDSGSAFRVSERRLEDRLPSYQAIREAGFPFSLLREEDLASRRTLPNGTGAGLEPLTCAYGSLNAEREAAIFEVQVNLVDGGCLLVFSAQHNCMDMVAMSEAIRLFFEACRDNGTEDAGQDTMEFGRLDRWGTSLARHSGQSTVRGQGTSPEPAPVSTSKPAAQPVVLSSVDPTTGDTPAATWSYIVFSNDSHTQLKAQAMRDLPDHAKTDFVSTDDVICAILWQNITHARTVRLASSVTTSDGAVTSTTSFERLVDSRPYLGLPGRHPGNFVHKVTTTLSISEVVDQTLGYLASCLRNTLSETDRIEREVRASAEVLRESLRLRAGAGPPERPKPSSMNVKMSSWAKEKCYEFDFGCCLGKPEAVRRPAFEAWEGLAFLMPKRIDGEIAAAVCLREEDTERLKADENFAKWVRWVG comes from the coding sequence ATGGCTTGTGATGGACGACAACCGACTCCGCTTCACGTCTTCGGCCAGCTACCTCGCCTGAGCAGTTTATACACACAAGTCTGTGTCTGCTTTCCGCTTGAAGGGAACAGCTCCCGGGAGAAGGTTGTTACTCGAATTCGGCGTGGTTACAGGAGGCTTGCTTGCTGGGTGCCATGGATAGCAGATGCTGTCGAATTTGATCATAGCGATGGCCTTTATAAGATCATACCAACACCAAGCTCGGCACCTTTCTCGGACTCCGGTAGTGCGTTCAGAGTCTCCGAAAGACGACTAGAAGACCGCTTGCCCAGCTATCAGGCGATCCGCGAGGCAGGCTTCCCGTTCTCATTATTGAGAGAAGAAGACTTGGCCAGCAGAAGAACACTACCGAATGGAACTGGCGCCGGTCTGGAGCCTCTAACATGCGCATATGGTAGTCTAAACGCAGAGAGGGAAGCCGCGATTTTTGAGGTACAAGTCAATCTTGTCGACGGGGGCTGCTTGCTTGTGTTCTCTGCTCAGCATAATTGCATGGATATGGTGGCAATGAGTGAGGCGATCAGACTATTCTTTGAAGCATGCAGAGACAACGGCACAGAGGACGCCGGACAGGATACTATGGAATTCGGACGTCTGGACCGATGGGGTACTTCTTTGGCAAGACACTCTGGTCAGAGCACAGTACGTGGTCAGGGCACAAGTCCAGAGCCTGCTCCAGTGTCTACTTCCAAGCCGGCCGCTCAGCCAGTGGTACTTTCAAGCGTCGATCCCACCACTGGTGATACCCCTGCGGCGACATGGTCATACATCGTGTTCTCCAACGACTCTCATACTCAGCTCAAAGCTCAAGCTATGCGGGACCTACCGGACCATGCAAAGACAGACTTTGTCTCCACGGATGATGTGATCTGCGCAATTCTATGGCAAAACATTACACATGCTCGTACAGTTCGACTCGCTTCGTCAGTCACGACATCCGACGGAGCAGTGACATCAACTACTTCTTTCGAGCGTCTAGTGGACTCTCGACCGTATCTTGGCCTCCCAGGCAGACACCCAGGGAACTTTGTCCACAAAGTCACGACTACTCTTTCCATCTCCGAAGTTGTGGACCAGACACTCGGATATCTAGCTTCTTGCCTGCGCAATACCCTCAGCGAAACCGACCGGATTGAACGCGAAGTCCGGGCTTCTGCAGAGGTACTCAGGGAGTCTCTTCGACTCAGAGCTGGAGCAGGCCCTCCAGAACGACCCAAGCCATCCAGTATGAACGTCAAGATGTCGTCGTGGGCGAAAGAGAAGTGCTATGAGTTCGACTTTGGTTGTTGTTTAGGCAAGCCGGAGGCTGTGAGGAGACCTGCTTTCGAGGCTTGGGAGGGACTGGCATTCCTGATGCCGAAAAGAATCGACGGAGAAATTGCTGCGGCTGTTTGTTTGAGGGAGGAGGATACGGAGAGATTGAAAGCTGACGAGAACTTCGCGAAATGGGTAAGGTGGGTAGGATGA